The following proteins come from a genomic window of Oceanispirochaeta sp.:
- the serC gene encoding phosphoserine transaminase, which yields MSHAKNFYAGPSVLPISILEEIQKNMVDYMGSGLSLMETSHRSPEYDEVHMNSLNLIREIYGVPDNFKILFIGGGATMQFSMIPLNFLSGGRSCDFTLTGAWSKKAYNDAIKLGKVNVIFDGKDESYTRLPDPASLKATPGASYFHMTSNETIGGIQWKDWPDTGDVPIICDMSSDIMSRPIPFEKFGMIYAGAQKNLGPSGVAIVIIREDMLEKCNPDITAYLDYRIHAKKDSLYNTPPVFPIYAMSLILQKVKADGGLKSIQNRNEEKSRLIYDTIDKSGNFYKSPVDVSVRSDMNVVFTLDSTDLEKEFIAEAKKRQMVGLKGHVSVGGCRASIYNSLPISDVMALVDFMNEFQKEKS from the coding sequence ATGAGTCACGCAAAGAATTTTTATGCTGGTCCCTCAGTATTACCTATTTCAATTTTGGAAGAAATTCAAAAAAATATGGTGGATTACATGGGTTCCGGGTTGTCCCTGATGGAAACAAGTCACAGATCTCCCGAATATGATGAAGTTCATATGAATTCTTTGAATCTGATACGTGAAATCTATGGAGTTCCGGATAATTTCAAGATTCTTTTTATTGGTGGCGGTGCGACCATGCAGTTTTCAATGATACCCCTGAATTTCCTCAGTGGTGGTAGAAGCTGCGATTTTACATTGACGGGTGCCTGGTCAAAGAAAGCCTATAATGACGCCATTAAATTGGGAAAAGTCAATGTTATCTTTGATGGTAAGGACGAATCCTATACCCGTCTTCCAGATCCTGCAAGCCTCAAAGCAACCCCGGGAGCCAGTTACTTCCATATGACTTCGAATGAAACCATCGGCGGTATCCAATGGAAGGATTGGCCCGATACAGGAGATGTACCCATAATCTGTGATATGTCCAGTGACATAATGAGCCGTCCGATTCCATTTGAAAAATTCGGTATGATTTATGCTGGTGCACAAAAGAATCTGGGGCCCAGCGGTGTTGCTATCGTCATTATCAGAGAAGATATGCTCGAGAAGTGTAATCCTGATATTACAGCCTACCTGGATTACCGTATTCATGCAAAAAAGGATTCTTTGTACAACACACCTCCTGTATTCCCAATTTATGCCATGAGTCTGATCCTTCAAAAAGTGAAGGCCGATGGTGGTCTTAAGTCTATTCAGAATCGGAACGAAGAAAAATCCAGGTTGATCTATGATACTATAGATAAGAGCGGTAACTTTTATAAATCACCTGTAGACGTTTCAGTTCGTTCAGATATGAATGTTGTATTTACATTGGATTCAACTGATCTTGAAAAAGAATTTATAGCTGAAGCCAAAAAGAGACAGATGGTTGGATTGAAAGGTCATGTCTCTGTGGGTGGATGCCGGGCATCCATATACAATTCACTACCGATCTCTGATGTAATGGCCCTTGTGGATTTCATGAATGAGTTTCAGAAAGAAAAAAGCTGA
- a CDS encoding Lrp/AsnC family transcriptional regulator: MDDLNKGILRELRDGRKSYKLIAETLAVTENTIRSRVRKMEEQGVLEISGFVNPDEIENLQIIMIGIRTRSMDYISKGEEISRLKGVLSVSVVTGRFDLIVTVELAGDHQMLEFLKNELSRIDSIEAIETFVVYKGFNLKVPYLQ, encoded by the coding sequence ATGGATGATCTGAATAAAGGAATATTAAGAGAACTGCGGGATGGCCGTAAATCCTATAAACTCATCGCTGAAACTCTGGCCGTCACAGAGAATACGATTCGTTCAAGGGTTCGTAAGATGGAAGAGCAGGGTGTTCTTGAAATCAGTGGTTTTGTGAATCCAGATGAAATCGAAAACCTTCAAATAATCATGATTGGAATCCGGACTAGGTCCATGGATTATATCTCCAAGGGTGAAGAAATCAGCCGTCTCAAGGGTGTTCTTTCGGTATCCGTCGTGACAGGTCGTTTTGATCTGATTGTCACGGTTGAACTGGCAGGAGATCATCAGATGCTTGAATTCCTCAAAAATGAACTTTCCCGGATAGATAGTATTGAAGCCATCGAGACATTTGTTGTATATAAAGGTTTCAATCTGAAAGTACCCTACCTTCAATAA